One window from the genome of Longimicrobiaceae bacterium encodes:
- a CDS encoding DinB family protein — MAAAASRTDSKWDAALDDHRVAMAAFVDAAEHVRADAWMQPRAPGKWTPAQIVEHLTLAYEALLRELNEGTPLATRVPAWRQTLLRWIVLPHILFHRSFPVRAPAPREVRPSAGSPDRAAALVRIRALADRFERELGRARRTGGGRLTHPYFGAVGPVKVLRFCAVHLDHHRAQFPI, encoded by the coding sequence ATGGCAGCTGCCGCCAGCCGCACCGACAGCAAGTGGGACGCCGCGCTCGACGATCACCGCGTGGCCATGGCCGCCTTCGTAGACGCGGCCGAGCACGTGCGCGCCGATGCGTGGATGCAGCCCCGCGCGCCCGGCAAGTGGACGCCCGCGCAGATCGTGGAGCACCTCACGCTGGCGTACGAGGCGCTGCTCAGGGAGTTGAACGAGGGCACGCCGCTGGCGACGCGCGTGCCCGCCTGGCGCCAGACGCTTCTGCGCTGGATCGTGCTGCCCCACATCCTCTTCCACCGCAGCTTCCCCGTGCGCGCGCCCGCCCCGCGCGAGGTGCGCCCCTCCGCGGGCTCGCCGGACCGCGCGGCGGCGCTCGTCCGCATCCGCGCGCTGGCCGACCGCTTCGAGCGCGAGCTGGGCCGGGCCCGCCGCACCGGCGGTGGCCGCCTCACCCACCCGTACTTCGGCGCGGTAGGCCCGGTGAAGGTGCTCCGCTTCTGCGCCGTCCACCTCGACCACCACCGCGCCCAGTTCCCCATCTAG